One Triticum dicoccoides isolate Atlit2015 ecotype Zavitan chromosome 3B, WEW_v2.0, whole genome shotgun sequence genomic window, GATTTGATGATGTCCAGAAAGCAGAGTCTAAACAACTGCACTGGACCAGAATGCCATCTATATTGTTGTTTTCTGTATGCTTCGTATGACTCCAGCAATTCACACTGACACTGAATGGAAATTCGTGTAGCATACAGAAAAGTCATAAACCATAACAGAAACTTCCATCCCTTTATATGTGCTTGAACAGCAATATCCATGTCTTCAACTGTCGTTCTCTCCATCCATATTCCAGAGACCTCGAGTGCCTTAATTCTCCGCACTACTGCTGTTCCGTTGAACCCCAAAAAAATTGAGGAATGCTCCCTTAACTTGTTGTTCAACCTCAAAGCGGAAGCACGGATTTAAACGAACAAACAAATAGAGCATAGATGTAATATGATCAACAAAATTGCGATCATATGACAATTGTGATAAATCATCACATTTATGGTTCAGATCAACAAAAATTCCAAATCACTTGATATTGGCTACCAACTTTCAGTTAACATGGCAGCAACAGCAAACTATGGCAGAGGAGAAATAATGGCCTCCAACATGTTCAGATCATGAAGAGAAAAGACTCTTTTTGCGGGAAGAGAAGAGAAAAGACTGCCTGAGCATGGCCCGAACAGAGAGAGGGAAGGGAAGGGCCTTCCATAGCGAGCCATGGCCTGCACGCCCGCCATGGTGCTCCTCCGTCACACCCGCAGCCTGCAGAAACAAACCGCACGGATCAAATCAAAAAatccagaagaagaagatgaggggaggggaggggtggcGAGGGGAGGAGGATGGAGGGCGTCAGTAAATTTGCAATTTTTTACCGTGGAGCTGAAATCACTCACAAAAAGGAGGGAGATATGGAAATAGAAATGCTAATTAAGCTGCGAGATGGAAATAGAAATACATATCAGAGACAGTCACTGGAAAAAATCAAGGATCCTGATTTATATGCACGAACATTGGTGGCCTGACTTACAAGCATGAACACTGATTTAAATGTCACAATGACATAAATATCATACTGCTATTTTCTGTTGCTTATAAGATTACTAACAAAACAGAACTATAGAGGAAAAGAGGAAAAGCCTCTAAATCTGTGTAAATAAAATAGAACTATAGAGAAAAATTGCAATGCAGAATGCCCATCCAATCCAAGTGATAACTATTCATTTATCTTCACATAGTTTTCACTACCAAGGAGAGGAATTTACCCATCAACGACCAACAAAGCTGATCTGAAATCCTAGACTGAACACAGGTCTGGTCCTACATGGTAGCCGCGGCCTTGGAGAACTTTGGGATGCCGCTTCGCTAGCTCGGGCGCTCCTACCCGCCTCTTCCACGGCTGGCACCGCCGCTACCTCGCTCCTCTCTGCACTCTCTTTGTCAATTTGGAATTGTAAAACCTTATTTCAATTTTGCAGCCAAAGGCTTATGTATCTGCAATGAATGAAACATGAACCAAATTAAAGCTATCACTTGCATCATGTAtctcatatatacatatatacctaTATGTCCGTGGTAATGGTTCCTAGTTAAAACAGATCCATGATTAGTACTACTACATAACGGCAATGCTACCAGGACAAGGATCGAACACTTCATATGGACCCAATTTCTAGATCGCATCAGTACAAAAGCTCAAGAAAGATGTATATTTCAGTGCTGCAGTACCATTTGGATAATGGCTTTGATCATGACCACCGGCAGTAGAGAGAAGGTGGAGGGGGCTAACCACGCACGATTTGCTCACCGAGGCAATTTCCAGTGATGTGGCAAAGGGGGTGGAGCAGTGGAACATAGCAGATTTGATTGAAAATGGTTGATATGCTCAAAGCCGTCATAGGCCACCACGACGCAATCCTCCAGGATCCGCAAACGTTCCATGGCTGCCTTCCGGTCGTCCTCCTCGTCGCAGCATCCCTCGAGCCGCCGCCGGGTGATCCGGGCGATTTGACAGGCAGTGGGGAGGATGGGGGGGCGACCTTGCAGGACGACGTCGTGGATGCGGAGGTTGAAGGCGCGGAAGCGTTCCTCCTGCCCGGCGGCGGGGTCGTcggcgaggcggcgacggacggCACCGAGGAGGCGCCTCGCCTCGGCGCGCGTGGCGGGGGCCTGGAGGCGCTCGAGCACGGCCCTGGCTGCGCTGTACGCGTCATCGCCAGACACCGCGCACGACGTACGCCAGGAAGGCCTCCACGCCGCCGTTCCTGCTGCTGTCGTCCTCGCGCGCCGGCATCCCCGGCTAGGTGGGGATCGATGGTTcgggcggagcaggaggaggaggagcccgggCGCCAGGGAagagaggccggcggcggcgggagatcAGATCTGGGCACGACGCGTCGATCGGGCGTTTTTTTTTGGCGTTAGAGGTGTGACGTAACGTGGGCGGGGCGTTAGACGAAGAAAAACCAGCGAAGGGAGGGGATGGTAGGAGGATAGACGATAAAAAACCAGCGAAAAAAATCCgaaagactattcaccaactgctataTTAAGAGTAGAGATTCTTTATCTAAAAAAAAAATACAATCTATCTCGCCCTAAAAAAGCACTACAATCTCTCCTGTGCGGCCGTCTTCTCTCGCTACCTCCGGATGGTTTCCCATCAGTCCTCCATCAACCACCTATGACAACATGGGACTCCTCACGCTCCATTTTCCATCTCTTTACTCCTCCCACCAAACTACATCCCTCGCATCCACTTTCCTTCCTGCAGTCTGACGGGACCATGTGTGCGGTTTGTTCGGTTGTTCCTAGACTAGGGTTTGGCTGCGTCGTGGTGTTTGTCATGTGGTATACTCAATTTGCACGTACGTCGATGGTGGTTGTTCAAGTTCTCTGTGGATGCGAGTTGCCACTCAGGTTCATTGCTTATTCCCTTCCTGCGGTCTGAACAGACCATGTTTGCAGCTGTTTGATCGTTCCTATACCAGGGTTTGGATGTGTCGTCGTGTAGTATAATATGTTTGTGCGTACATCCATGGTGGTTGTTCATGTTCTCTGTGCTAGTCAATAGGATTTTGTTGTCCATATTTTTCTCAAATAGATTGGATGTGAGTTGCCACTCAGGTTCATTGCTTCATATATAGGCTTGATGGATTGTGTCAGTAACCAGTTAGGAACTTAGGATCAATTGCAAAACTAACCAGTCGTCTAAGCGACTTTTGATGTAGAAGCATAGAAAGGATTCCATCTTACTAGTTGCTTGCATTGGGTTAGTTTATTGTAATGCATGATCGTTGGGTTTTTTTGTTCATGTGATTCCCTCAGAGTAAGAATTTTGTTCAACCTAGAACTAATCAAATGATGATGGCTGGTACTAAGATTACAAAGTTAACTGAGATTAACACACTACGAGAATTCATTCTGTCTGTCCTATCCTAAACAAGAAAATTTGTGATTACCATTTTCCTACATCGTGAATAGGAATATGTACATGTGCACATAAGTACCGTCACTTCAAGACATTGCCCCTAAAATTAATTTAGTTAGTTACTATATTGTTGCAAAAAAATATAGTGCACATCTTTAGTTCACACACTACTTACTACTATATGTAATTGCCTCTTGCTTTACTTGATCTGTAACTCTTTTCAGCTCTACATGCATCATATTTTTGTTATGGGGCCATCATTTTTTGGAGACAGGTGGTTATTGCTCTTTTTTCTTAGTACTGATGGAGACATGGAGTTCACCATATGTATCCGTCTTGACAAAACTAAAGCAAAAATAAAGATTATTTTTTTACAAATTGAGTACTAGAACCAGAAGTGAGCTCAGTGGTGGCCCATAGTTTTTGCGTAGGTGCCCCAGGACTAGGACGTGAGTGCTACACTAATAGGGACCACATGGCCTCCTGGTGACTCTTTGACTTGACATACTCTTCTTTCATCCCAACATCACGAGAATTTTCCTGTATTTTTTCGCCGCTGGGGTGAGATAGAGAACTCATCTTTTCTTCCTCTCAAGGATGATCTTGCTGGAGAGCCACCCTCAATCGAGAATtcgaagtcatcatcatcatcaacttcacaacatcattgtaatATCTTCATCTACccatcaccaacatctccatccacAACACTAACCTCCATCACCATATCTCTAAGGACTTGCCGTAGATCACTTATCGTGATCACTTCTTGGTGTTAATTGTTGCTTAGTACTTGATGCCTTATGTTTTTTGATGAACTAATTATATTATCTAATCGTATTCATCACCCCTTGATTATTTCTCTATGATGCACTTTGAGTAGTTCTATCACATTCTTGTGGGTATGAGAGAAAACCCATTATTAAGGCAGATATGAATTTATAACAAAGATGATGTTTGATTAATTATTTGTTGTGGTGTAATTCCCTAGTGGTGATGTATAAAAGTCAATTGCATATTACTTCATCTTTATGTGACTAGAGCTGAGCATTGTATGTATAATAAGTCTATGAGGGAATGTTGGAGTATGATGGTTGAATAGGGACCCCAGATCTTAAAGCTATGGTTAGACTTCAAGTTAATTATTTTTAGTTGTTGTAAATTCTTGCTAAGGGTCTAATCGGAAGTATATGTAAGTCAATAATGTTTTTTCTTTGTGGAAAGTAAGTCAATAATATTGTAGCATATAAGTTTATGCTTTATCCGAACAATAACAATCCAACAGctagatgcaatgcaaatgattatGAACTTAACAATCGAGACATGCTAAATGTACGTCGATCTGCTCTTTCCGCTCCAGCTTGTTGACTGGGATAGGCATAGTGCTCGTGGTGGGGCAACGGGAGCGACGGGGGTAATGGCTTCTTCTATGACGAGGAGGNNNNNNNNNNNNNNNNNNNNNNNNNNNNNNNNNNNNNNNNNNNNNNNNNNNNNNNNNNNNNNNNNNNNNNNNNNNNNNNNNNNNNNNNNNNNNNNNNNNNNNNNNNNNNNNNNNNNNNNNNNNNNNNNNNNNNNNNNNNNNNNNNNNNNNNNNNNNNNNNNNNNNNNNNNNNNNNNNNNNNNNNNNNNNNNNNNNNNNNNNNNNNNNNNNNNNNNNNNNNNNNNNNNNNNNNNNNNNNNNCACCCCACTAATAGCGCCCCCATTGCAGGTGGTTTTTTTATGTCCGTGGTTTCCCTACGGGGCGGCGGTGTGCTTCAAACCCGGTTgtgacgagaggaggaagaagataaaGTTTCACTCGCGTCACGACAGGCCAGTCGCCCACCACCTCCAAATATGGAGCCTACGAGCTTGTTTATTGAAGCGGTCTAGATGCATATTCTTCTAGAATGGTTTTTTTATGTATTGTTCGTTGTACTAGCGATTATTATCACCATCAGGCATATATAACGCATATGCTGGAGCAGCTCTTAAGCTTTGTAATGTCGGATAAAAATGATACCTTTTTGTTTTGCGGTTGTGGATAAAAATGATACCTTCATCCATGGCTGAACAAGATATACATGTGAACGCAGATAAAATGTGGCGGCGACGGACATGTGTGGACAACGATGCAGCTGCGGTGCTTGCAGGGGAATCTTCGACTAAAACGAGGTAGTGCTGCTGGCTGCATGTGCCTGGTAATTGCACACTCACAGCTCCGTTTGTTGAGTGGCTACAAGATTCTCTTTTTAAGACATGCACACCGAGATTTTCTCTTTTTTCTGAACGGTGATTGGACACTCACAGCTCCCTTTGTTGACTAGCTACAAGATTCTCAGCCATATAATGTCGCTGAGGACGCTTTTTAACCTCGGGTTCCTTCTCAAGCGAAGACATTAGGGCATGGCAACCCGCAAAAGTCTTCTCGTGGCCGTCTATGGACAGAGGGGACCAGTTCGCGCACACGAATATGGAAGACGGCCAATCAACGCTCCGCATACATCCGGTAAACAATtcaaaccaaccggacgaaattcgatcAAACCGGACGGATTTCATTCAAGTTTGGATATAATTTACATAAAAAGGTCGATATTTTGACCGTTTAACAAAAAACCTAGAAAAAAACCTAACCATATATCGGACAACCACTTCGTACGCGTGTCAGCCCTGCCCTACCGCACCGCCATCTCCTTCggtgccgtcgtcgtcgtcgtccctccAGCGGCAGTACGACGTCAGACGGCCGCGACATCCTTGTCCAGCGGCTGCCTGCCGCTCGCGGAGGAGCCGCTCCACCTACTGTTGCGCCGTGCGGAGTGCCTACACGGCCACTGCCGACGTGGCCTTCGGAGCCCTGGCGTTGGCCTTGCCACGGCCGGCATTGGCGGAGCAATCGCTATGCGACCACTCCTCGCTGATGTTGGTGAGCTCGTTGTCAAGGCGGCAGCGACGCCTGGCGGCCATCTTCGCGGTGGCCAAGGAGCGGTCGAGCGACGCGGTGGTGAGGTCTGGATAGTTGCGGACCCAGTCCGACGCCACGTCGCTCTTGGCAAACACGGTGTGGTGACTAGCATTGTGTCGGTCGTACTGCGCACTCCGCCTTAGAGACGACGGACCTCGAGCCCGAGGGACCACCAAGGTAGTGGAGGAGGCGGCCCCACACCTTCTTGAcggcgaggcggtggcggcgcggcggcgagaaCAGTGTGTTGTTGTGACTGTAGCGGCTACGCAACAGGGACGAGGGCTCGAGGACGGCTCCTCCTTCACCGACAGGAGCATGGATGCCTGCACGATCTTGACACGGTGGTATGACGgggaggcctgctcctctttcaCGCGCACCGGCAATGGAGGCGACGGCCCCATGTCACGAAGCGACCGCTGTCATTAACTCGATCTGATGGATGGAATCTTCATCCGTCATAGCGACCTCCTTGAGGAGTCGGGGCGAATGTCGCGGTAGCTCCTGCAGCTGCTGCGGTGGCGCCTGCTCCTCCTCGTCACTGGAGGAGATGGCAATCTCCTCATTGGTGGAggagccgtccgccatggacgctgtGCGGTggggccaagaaccaccggaggaggAGCTTCCGCCTACTCCCCCTGCCAGCACGGAGCACTACGGCTTCGACATTGTCGCGGCTTGGGTCGAAGAGGGGAAGGGAGCGGCTCGCGGCACAGAGACGAGCGAGGGGAGGGGGCGATGCTCGGGAGGGGGTGGTGCATCTCTGTGCAACTCCAGCACATGACTTAACTAGCCGCGACGAGGACCAGGCGAAGGGTCGGTCAGGAGCTTCAATGTGGCATAgtggccggagttggttcctcggaaaCCTGAGTCCCCAATGAAGCGGCAGCTGCCGAGAGGTCGCCTCGGTTAGGGTCGTCGTCCCTCGCTCCTCCGTCAAATCGCGGCATCAATGCCGGCCTCCGCGTGCTCCGGGCCAGCATGAATGCGGCACGGTAAGCGGTGCCGTGCATCGGAAGGAAAGCGCGGGAGGGGCGAGCGACgggtttttggtgggccagggcggtcagaagcaggcTGGGGATCGGTCCGGACTCCCTCAAACCTCCCCCACGTTTGTCTCCAGTTTGCAGGAGAAATCACGTCCGGGCCGCTCCGTAGACGATACAGGTCGGCGTTGGATGGCTTCCACGGTCCAGACGGTTGCGGGATGTTTACAGGTCggccttggagatgcccttagtgttTGGTACTGCTCCACTTCACCAATATCAGTTTCACTCCTCCAAATCCTCTTTGGAGCAGTTTCATACAGAAGTTGTAGAACTATCAAAGAGAATGTTTGTCTTCCATCTAGCTCCAACTTCAAGAATGGGAATTTGGGTGGAAAGGATATATTTGATTGACTGAGGGTGGAGAAACGAAGGGGTATCTACTTACTGGTGATGGTGGTGGGTAGTTTTTCTCCAAGTCCAGCTTGTTGGAGCACCCACTAAAGAGCTTAATAAAAACTAGGAGTTGCACCCTTGATTCTTGTTTTTTTTGTTTGCGGAGCAGCATATCATGAAACTACTCCGTTGACTTGTGTTTTCTGGAGCGGGACTGAATTTTAAGGAGAAGAGTAGTCCCAAACAGGCTGGAGCCATGGATTGAAGAAGATCAGAGTCGTGAAATCTGATGAAGTTTTCAGTCGGGGGCTATTTGCTCTGTATGCTGCAGGAGCAGTCCAGGAAGAATGGAaggaaatactccctctgtaaactaatataagagtgtttagatcactactttagtattctaaacgctcttatattagtttacggagggagtacttcgatAACGCACTTGTTCCTTGTTTGATAGAATGGTATCTAATGTTCCGTGGAAACGCTTTTCATTTCAAATAagttcttcttaacaagcaaatagcATTTTCTACTGATTCATCCCCTCAATTAGACCTATGTATAGATTAGGATCCGCGCTATGTACAGCCGCTTGCACCATTTGATGCAGACACGCAGAACACCGGCATGTAATTTGTACCGCGTAGATGGTAAACTGCCCGCAAAAAGGTTAGTTAAAAAACTGATGGTATGGTCTTAACTATTAAGATACCAAGAGAGTCTAGCGCGTACCCCTTCGCTCTCGTACGTGACACTACCCTAAGTGCTAAGATTTCTCGTGCCTCCCGTCGATGCTATCGTCGGTATATCTCATCTTCTATAGTCTTAGGGCCATGAAAGTGTGGTGGATTCCGGCCCTTGCTGGCGGGAGGGCTCTGTTTTCATATGGTTTTCTGAATTTTATTAGGCTTTGTGTCCTGCTCGAAAGAGGTGAGGCGGCAGCAGCTCTCTAAAAATGAAATAAGGTTCTTCTTGCCTAGCCCCCTTTCCGGTGGTGTTTCTAGCATCGCCGGAGGGcatgtggaggtttgtctccggtggatctcgcgggattcggtcgGCGTTTGTCTTCGATAGATCCATGTGGATCCGATCTTCGTTTGTCTGTGTTCATGTATCTACAGGTTGGTTCCTTCTGATCTACTCATCTCTTCATCAGCGGCGGTTGTGTCCtgatgcgctggtcctatggggcattAGCATGACTACTTCTCGACTATCAACTACAATAAGGTTTGTCCGGCTCCGATGAGAGAGGCGTGATGATGGCGCCGTGCCTTCAACGCGCTCCAGTGCTTGTAGCCATCGCTAGGTGGTCTAAGGACCTGAGTGTATTTTGTACTTCTGGTGTTATTTATACTATCTTGACAGTAAGTGAATAGATTGAAATTTTTCCTTGGAAAAAAAAACCAAGAGAGTATCCTGTTTCTTAACATCAATCATATGTAGCATATATAACTATATAAGAAAAGGTGTCGATCATACATGAGTAGATTGATTTATCGGCCTTCAGATGGACCAGTATTGCAAACCGTAGTGCACAATTTTGATTGTGAAGAGACTGGTCTTTGTAGCTCTAAACTGCGTGCTACTCTGGGAAACCTGGCGTGTCCTGCTGGAAAAACCCTTCTGTGTGAATGCTGAATGCATGGAGCTGGAATTCGGATGACAAAGTACTGCTAGCTAGCTTCGTTTGCCGTTGCCAGTCATGAATCACGCGGCACCGACAAGTGGAAGACAGCTTAGATCATCTTCAACTGCTGCATGATCGATCACGCACGTACGTTACGTGGGACCTTGGAGCAAGCATGCATGCATATGCCTGTGGAATCGGGCGGCCTTTGCTTTCCACTTACCTTCGGCTTTGCACAGACGCGTGCCCGGCGTCGGTCGGCACCATGCGGACATGCAGTACATGCGTGCACTTCAATAGCACGCGCTATGCCGagggtctctgtgtgtgtgtgtgtgtgtgtgtgtgtgtgtgtgtgtgtgtgtgtgtggaggctaGCTGGACTGGGATCATGCTATAAATACCCCCAACCCTCCCTAGCCATGATGCAAACCAAGCAAACCACCCAGTTGCTCAAAGGGCCGAATCCATCTAGCAGCTTGCACCATGCTGATGAAGAAGGTGACAGTGGTTGCTGCACTGCTGCTGTTCCTCCCGTTCGTCGTCGAGGCTAAGGACGGCAATGTGTAAGTACTGCCTTCATGACGGAGCTGCACGAGGAGGTTACAGAGCCTTCATGACGGAGCTGCACCGGAGACTGGAGACGACGGGCCCTAGGAGATGGAGGTGGATCGAGGGCATTCCGGTGCTCGGCAAGCAAAAGCTTTACCAGCAGCCGGACACCTGGATCTACGTGGACCTCAAGTGGGGCTGGGGCGGCGTCATGCCCACCCTTGCCATCAGGGCAGACAACTTGTACCTTGTCGGATTCCAGCTGAATGGAGGTCCGTGGTACGTGTTCAAGAACACGTTTTGGGGGGCTCGTCCTCTTCTCCCCCGGTCCATCCCGCTCACCTTCAACGACAGTTACAAATCTATCGCCGGCAGCCGAGGCTACAGAGACCTGGACAGGGTGGACGTTGGCCAGGGGCCGGCCTGGGAAGCAGCGAAAA contains:
- the LOC119280173 gene encoding uncharacterized protein LOC119280173, with the protein product MPAREDDSSRNGGVEAFLAAARAVLERLQAPATRAEARRLLGAVRRRLADDPAAGQEERFRAFNLRIHDVVLQGRPPILPTACQIARITRRRLEGCCDEEDDRKAAMERLRILEDCVVVAYDGFEHINHFQSNLLCSTAPPPLPHHWKLPRYISLWLQN